Proteins encoded in a region of the Paenibacillus sp. W2I17 genome:
- a CDS encoding cytochrome C oxidase subunit IV family protein: protein MSAQDKTDQQPVKHRHRTEGPQKHVVVFIFSIILTLIAFAAASAGGVNTTFIIIILLVMAILQVFVQLGYWMHLKDKGHLMPILFMAFGFFVAFTCIIMALYWVWW, encoded by the coding sequence ATGTCGGCACAGGATAAGACAGATCAACAGCCTGTGAAACACCGTCACCGGACGGAAGGGCCACAGAAACACGTCGTGGTGTTTATCTTCTCCATTATTCTCACGCTGATTGCGTTTGCGGCTGCTTCTGCCGGAGGGGTCAACACAACCTTTATCATTATTATTTTGCTCGTCATGGCTATTCTTCAAGTATTCGTTCAATTGGGTTACTGGATGCACTTAAAGGACAAAGGGCACTTGATGCCGATTCTGTTCATGGCCTTTGGCTTTTTCGTAGCCTTTACGTGCATCATTATGGCACTCTATTGGGTCTGGTGGTAA
- a CDS encoding ABC transporter permease, whose amino-acid sequence MNKMGTITGFTFKNKVKTKSFMVTTIVLALLISIGLNVPYFITLFNGGSIGGASSSNPVNIGLLSTGQPEVSEKLESFSAAQGDQAYRFIASGDKDEAALAADVEAGLTDGYLKFEAVSGQEFPQPILYSAEDVSPQIIASIEAALQSVKLDVVVKDVLTAEQKELITTPVKLTEQSLSTDESGAGTESEGKMSPINYIVVYLLIILLFTSTMMTGNMIASEITAEKSSRIMEILITSVSPLSQMFGKIIGIFMVGMLQIGIFGAVVAGNILLPHNRAVLGDFNMNVSDVNIAVIVYGLIFYILGYFLYAVLFAAIGSMVSRTEELGQAVLPITMLSLVSFYIAIFSISTPNILLLKIASFIPFTSPTAILVRIGAGVAPTWEILTSLAILIVSIIIFGWLAAKIYRTGVLMYGKRPTFKELFKAMKAYKI is encoded by the coding sequence ATGAATAAAATGGGAACGATTACAGGTTTTACATTTAAAAACAAAGTTAAAACGAAATCATTCATGGTAACGACCATTGTACTTGCACTTTTAATTTCAATCGGACTCAATGTCCCGTATTTCATTACCTTATTCAATGGGGGTTCCATTGGTGGAGCTTCAAGCAGTAATCCTGTAAATATTGGTCTTTTGAGTACAGGGCAGCCTGAAGTTTCTGAGAAACTGGAGAGCTTCTCTGCGGCTCAAGGAGATCAGGCCTATCGATTCATTGCCAGTGGGGATAAAGATGAGGCTGCTCTTGCGGCGGATGTGGAAGCAGGGCTTACCGATGGTTATCTGAAGTTTGAAGCTGTTTCCGGGCAAGAGTTCCCGCAGCCCATTCTATATTCAGCAGAAGACGTATCACCTCAGATCATTGCATCCATTGAAGCAGCGTTGCAGAGTGTGAAGCTGGATGTGGTTGTGAAGGATGTACTCACAGCGGAGCAGAAGGAACTGATTACAACACCTGTGAAGCTCACCGAGCAAAGTTTGAGTACAGATGAGAGCGGAGCAGGTACTGAGTCTGAAGGTAAAATGAGCCCGATTAACTATATTGTGGTGTACTTGCTGATCATCCTGCTGTTTACCTCAACGATGATGACAGGTAACATGATTGCCTCCGAGATCACAGCTGAGAAGAGCTCGCGTATTATGGAGATTCTGATTACGAGTGTATCACCGCTCAGTCAGATGTTTGGTAAAATCATCGGGATTTTCATGGTGGGGATGCTGCAAATCGGGATTTTCGGAGCGGTAGTTGCCGGAAATATCTTGCTGCCGCATAACCGTGCAGTACTAGGTGACTTCAATATGAATGTAAGTGATGTGAATATTGCGGTTATTGTGTACGGACTCATATTCTACATTCTGGGTTACTTCCTGTATGCCGTGTTGTTCGCTGCCATTGGTTCAATGGTAAGCCGTACTGAAGAACTCGGTCAGGCTGTTCTGCCGATTACGATGTTGTCGCTTGTTTCCTTCTATATTGCGATCTTCAGTATTTCTACACCGAACATTCTGTTGTTGAAAATCGCAAGCTTCATTCCATTCACGTCGCCGACCGCGATTCTGGTACGAATCGGCGCAGGAGTTGCGCCAACCTGGGAAATTCTAACGTCCTTAGCGATTCTCATTGTATCCATTATCATCTTCGGATGGCTTGCAGCCAAAATCTATCGCACGGGTGTGCTGATGTACGGTAAACGTCCAACCTTCAAGGAATTGTTTAAAGCGATGAAGGCTTATAAGATCTAG
- a CDS encoding cytochrome c oxidase subunit 3 has product MTTSHAEPVNDKLPHEPEKATLEGRNKLIAFWLFLGGETVLFGTLFATFLALRGQTNDGPTANELFHLPLVAAATFILLVSSLTSVFAIQAMHKGKRDALALWLGITVVLGMGFLALEIYEFYEYVKHKEFGMTTSAFSSAFYTLVGFHGAHVAFGIVWIGIIIGQLFKKGLTVVTAPKVYVSAMYWHFIDVVWVFIFTVVYLLGKVG; this is encoded by the coding sequence ATGACAACCTCACATGCCGAACCGGTAAACGACAAATTGCCGCATGAACCGGAGAAAGCAACGCTGGAAGGCCGTAACAAGCTTATCGCCTTCTGGTTGTTCCTTGGCGGCGAGACGGTACTGTTCGGTACACTCTTTGCTACCTTCCTGGCTCTTCGTGGCCAAACCAATGATGGACCTACGGCGAATGAACTGTTCCACCTGCCACTTGTGGCCGCTGCAACGTTCATTCTCCTGGTCAGTAGTTTGACGAGTGTATTTGCGATTCAGGCCATGCATAAGGGCAAGCGAGATGCATTGGCATTGTGGCTTGGCATCACGGTAGTACTGGGTATGGGATTTCTCGCACTGGAAATTTACGAGTTCTACGAGTATGTGAAACATAAAGAGTTTGGCATGACCACGAGTGCATTCAGTTCAGCATTCTATACACTGGTCGGGTTCCACGGAGCCCACGTTGCTTTTGGTATTGTGTGGATCGGAATCATTATCGGTCAGCTGTTCAAAAAAGGATTGACGGTCGTAACCGCACCTAAAGTATACGTCTCCGCAATGTACTGGCACTTTATTGACGTGGTATGGGTGTTCATCTTTACGGTCGTGTACCTGCTCGGAAAGGTGGGGTAG
- a CDS encoding ABC transporter ATP-binding protein, producing the protein MEPIAIQLNGVSKMRKRRVIGPIDLTIPEGYIVAILGHNGSGKSTLLNMLQQVVLPDAGQIIWFGQEHDGPLPIELRQQIGFVADNAGSEENRITAQEAAHFRAYWYPRWDMKLFDQLIQDMEVPVDVKLNKMSKGERRKFEIAAAIAARPRLLLLDEPSSGLDPFAWKVMVEQFRTFMAGGDTTILIATHIADEVKRLADYIVLMHRGQSLGMAEKDMVLDQWKEVWYEGDLRPESIPGVVESSLEEGGLVRVITTRVSEAQERLELSNNRVLKIRNLELDEVLAFWIAGYAPVQWK; encoded by the coding sequence GTGGAACCCATAGCAATCCAGTTGAACGGCGTATCCAAAATGCGAAAACGCAGAGTTATTGGCCCAATTGATCTGACCATCCCGGAAGGGTATATAGTCGCTATTCTCGGTCACAACGGTTCAGGCAAAAGCACCCTTCTTAACATGTTACAGCAAGTGGTGCTGCCAGATGCTGGGCAGATTATATGGTTTGGTCAGGAACATGATGGGCCACTTCCTATTGAACTGAGACAACAGATTGGTTTTGTGGCAGATAACGCTGGTTCAGAAGAGAACCGGATAACAGCACAGGAAGCAGCCCATTTCCGGGCGTACTGGTACCCACGTTGGGATATGAAGTTGTTCGACCAACTGATTCAGGATATGGAAGTACCTGTTGATGTGAAGCTGAACAAGATGTCCAAGGGAGAACGGCGAAAATTTGAGATTGCAGCTGCAATTGCAGCTCGCCCAAGACTATTGCTTTTGGATGAGCCTTCATCAGGACTGGACCCCTTTGCCTGGAAAGTGATGGTTGAGCAGTTCCGTACCTTCATGGCGGGGGGAGACACCACGATTCTGATTGCCACACATATTGCGGACGAAGTCAAAAGGCTTGCGGATTACATCGTATTGATGCACCGTGGTCAGTCACTGGGGATGGCCGAGAAAGATATGGTGCTCGATCAGTGGAAAGAAGTCTGGTATGAAGGAGATTTAAGGCCAGAGAGTATCCCCGGTGTTGTGGAATCTTCTTTGGAAGAGGGAGGTCTGGTTCGCGTAATTACAACCCGGGTCAGCGAAGCGCAGGAAAGGCTGGAGCTGTCGAATAACCGAGTATTGAAAATCCGTAACTTGGAATTGGATGAAGTGCTGGCATTCTGGATTGCCGGGTATGCACCCGTACAGTGGAAATAA
- a CDS encoding DUF420 domain-containing protein — protein sequence MDMYFWLPTISTSFIVISAVLVGIGWVLIIRGKREAHQSAMVAGAIAALIFFVIYMSRTVFVGNTAWGGDPDLEIFYRIFLIFHIILATVAAIFGISTLVLGFKKKFGTHRRWGKFTSMIWFGSALTGVVVYVLLYLLYPGGHTRPVWEVILGV from the coding sequence ATGGATATGTATTTTTGGCTACCAACGATCAGTACTTCTTTCATTGTGATTAGTGCAGTACTGGTGGGGATTGGATGGGTACTGATTATTCGGGGTAAACGTGAGGCTCATCAGTCCGCCATGGTAGCAGGTGCGATTGCAGCTCTAATCTTCTTTGTGATCTATATGTCTCGTACAGTGTTCGTGGGTAATACGGCTTGGGGCGGGGACCCGGATCTGGAGATCTTTTATCGGATATTTCTGATCTTTCATATTATCCTCGCTACCGTGGCAGCGATATTCGGCATCTCCACACTGGTGCTGGGGTTCAAAAAGAAGTTTGGAACACATCGCCGCTGGGGTAAGTTCACGTCCATGATCTGGTTCGGATCGGCGCTAACAGGTGTTGTTGTGTATGTTCTGTTATATCTCTTATATCCTGGTGGTCATACACGTCCGGTATGGGAAGTTATCCTCGGCGTATAA
- a CDS encoding FlxA-like family protein: protein MNISSTASSTTSYISSSSSSDHSSSLEKQKTKLEAQLEKVQSSKDDEQTKKTKTKQLEQQIKQIDAQIAQQSSPGVGTAVAKEAPPAEPLSNGMGVATPKEIANATTDSNGRFDIRI, encoded by the coding sequence ATGAATATATCTTCTACAGCTAGTTCCACTACATCTTACATATCGTCATCTTCGAGTTCGGACCATTCAAGTAGCTTGGAGAAACAAAAGACGAAGCTTGAGGCTCAACTGGAGAAAGTGCAATCCAGCAAGGATGATGAGCAGACTAAGAAGACAAAGACCAAACAGCTTGAACAGCAGATCAAGCAGATTGATGCACAGATTGCACAGCAAAGTTCTCCAGGAGTCGGTACAGCCGTTGCGAAGGAGGCGCCACCTGCCGAACCTCTGTCCAACGGAATGGGTGTAGCTACACCTAAGGAGATTGCAAACGCAACGACAGACAGTAATGGCCGATTTGATATACGCATCTAA
- a CDS encoding ABC transporter ATP-binding protein: MNRLELKQVVKQYADKTAVNGVTLNVKEGEIYGLLGANGAGKTTTMRMVLGLIHPDGGNILYNGKPYNTELQQIMGYLPEERGLYPKVKVSEQINYLARLRGMNGKDADQSLKYWLNRFEVPEYYDKKIEELSKGNQQKMGFIAAVVHRPQILILDEAFSGLDPVNVELLKSTVKELRDEGTAILFSTHRMEHVEELCRQITILHRSNTVVQGEIKEIKSRYPREQVFLGTIGSVEGLEQLSGVKKVERNERGYLIHISQVEAAQEILRTAMTQTTVEHFELKEPTLNQIFIREVGESNE; encoded by the coding sequence ATGAACCGATTGGAATTGAAGCAAGTCGTCAAGCAATATGCAGACAAAACAGCAGTTAATGGAGTCACGCTCAATGTAAAAGAGGGGGAGATTTACGGATTGCTCGGAGCCAATGGTGCGGGTAAAACAACAACAATGCGTATGGTGCTTGGACTGATTCACCCTGACGGAGGGAATATCCTGTACAACGGCAAGCCCTATAATACGGAGCTGCAACAGATTATGGGTTATCTTCCGGAAGAGCGCGGATTGTACCCGAAGGTGAAAGTCAGCGAACAGATTAATTACCTGGCACGACTTCGTGGCATGAATGGTAAGGACGCAGATCAGAGCCTCAAGTACTGGCTGAATCGGTTTGAGGTACCTGAGTATTACGATAAGAAGATCGAGGAGTTATCCAAAGGTAATCAGCAGAAAATGGGCTTTATCGCAGCCGTAGTGCATAGACCGCAGATTCTTATTCTGGATGAAGCGTTCAGCGGGCTGGATCCTGTGAATGTGGAATTACTCAAGTCCACCGTCAAGGAATTGCGTGACGAAGGCACGGCCATTCTGTTCTCAACACACCGTATGGAGCACGTTGAAGAGTTGTGTCGTCAGATCACCATTCTGCATCGTTCCAACACGGTGGTACAAGGAGAGATCAAGGAGATCAAGAGCCGGTATCCGCGTGAACAGGTATTCCTGGGTACGATTGGTAGTGTGGAAGGACTCGAACAGTTGTCTGGTGTGAAGAAAGTCGAGCGGAATGAGCGTGGGTACCTGATACATATTAGTCAGGTGGAAGCGGCTCAAGAGATTCTGAGAACAGCCATGACTCAGACGACAGTGGAACACTTTGAACTGAAGGAACCAACGCTTAACCAAATCTTTATTCGTGAGGTAGGTGAGTCGAATGAATAA
- a CDS encoding GntR family transcriptional regulator, protein MKIPIQINENSAEPLYHQIENQLRSLIITGQLGEGTHLPSIREFAGALNCSVITVRRVYQDLENEGLLRTKQGTGTFVAQVEAGDRENYRLKAAKEAMQAAVQSGKSVGCTEEEMESLFREVLKAIYVK, encoded by the coding sequence GTGAAAATACCCATTCAAATTAATGAAAATAGCGCTGAACCTTTATACCACCAAATTGAAAATCAGTTAAGATCATTAATTATTACAGGTCAGTTGGGGGAGGGAACACATTTGCCGTCCATTCGTGAGTTCGCCGGAGCACTGAATTGCAGTGTTATTACGGTTAGACGGGTCTATCAGGATCTGGAGAATGAAGGCTTGCTTCGTACGAAGCAGGGGACAGGTACATTTGTGGCCCAGGTAGAAGCCGGCGACAGAGAAAATTATAGATTAAAGGCCGCAAAGGAAGCGATGCAGGCAGCGGTGCAGTCCGGGAAATCGGTAGGCTGTACGGAAGAAGAGATGGAGAGCCTGTTTCGGGAAGTCCTGAAGGCTATTTACGTGAAGTAA
- the ctaG gene encoding cytochrome c oxidase assembly factor CtaG — translation MLGLQYFSFNDLWSPLILALFLIIAAAYLVLVGPLSEQIKDAEPATAAQRIMFITGLFVLYLAQAGPFNLLGHVMFSFHMVSMAFSYLVAPPLMMKGLPIWVWRRIVRWLPTRQLSFLAHPIVAAVLFNGLFSLYHLPIVHDYVMLNFTVHRLYYIALFITSMLMWWTLLNPLPEGRQASGLSKIGFIFLNMVLLTPACGLIIFAAEPLYQTYSNPAVWAEAMRYCVSGDSTALLRSFGGPAFFNFLSSAKEDQQVGGIVMKFIQEGIFASMLAYVFFQWYRKEKQEDDDDSYPAGGAGGPLNPAAK, via the coding sequence ATGCTCGGGTTGCAATATTTTAGCTTCAACGATTTATGGAGTCCGCTTATATTGGCTTTATTTCTGATCATTGCTGCGGCTTATTTGGTGCTTGTGGGGCCGTTAAGCGAGCAAATAAAGGATGCAGAACCTGCGACTGCTGCACAGAGAATCATGTTTATTACAGGGTTGTTTGTCCTGTATCTGGCTCAGGCTGGACCATTTAATTTGCTTGGTCACGTGATGTTTAGCTTCCATATGGTGAGCATGGCGTTCTCCTATCTGGTAGCCCCGCCGCTGATGATGAAAGGTTTGCCGATCTGGGTATGGCGCAGAATCGTGCGCTGGTTGCCTACACGACAGCTATCGTTTCTGGCTCATCCGATCGTTGCGGCAGTACTCTTTAACGGGCTGTTTTCGCTGTATCACCTACCGATTGTACATGATTACGTCATGCTGAATTTTACCGTTCACCGGTTGTATTATATTGCATTGTTCATCACCTCGATGCTCATGTGGTGGACATTGCTGAATCCGTTGCCAGAAGGCAGACAAGCATCGGGGTTATCCAAGATTGGTTTTATTTTTCTGAATATGGTACTGCTCACGCCTGCGTGTGGATTGATTATTTTTGCGGCCGAGCCGTTGTATCAGACGTACAGCAACCCGGCAGTATGGGCTGAAGCAATGCGGTATTGTGTGTCTGGAGATTCTACGGCGTTACTTCGCTCATTCGGTGGGCCTGCGTTCTTCAATTTCCTGTCTTCTGCGAAAGAAGATCAGCAGGTCGGTGGCATTGTAATGAAGTTTATTCAGGAAGGAATCTTTGCCTCCATGCTGGCTTATGTCTTTTTCCAATGGTATCGGAAAGAGAAGCAGGAAGATGATGATGATTCGTATCCTGCAGGGGGCGCAGGGGGGCCGCTCAATCCGGCTGCCAAATAA
- a CDS encoding TraB/GumN family protein gives MKNWKRMLLSLTISAGLLASAVPAMAAPQGTSVKVNDQAVQYATGAPILEKGITLVPLRTTLDAMDVKLTTATDDTITAVVDGKTITLKSKLTRINGVTYAPIRIVGDAAGYEVRWDAATRTVLLVSKGGATETAQTGGRGFMWEVESNGNTVYLVGSMHIADESFYPLRPEFEEAFAEADYLGVEIDISKAADEEQQKLVLSLGSYQDGTTLKDHISSETYTKLGDVLKKNGLESNALDAFKPWVVESTLASLKSTTAGYEASAGVDLYFIQKAIERKLPVIELESYQSQLGMFNDFSKETQEETLKATIENFDVLDNSVKEMAEMWKTGNDEQLLELTNSFSTNEEYNKAMLVDRNIGMADKIDGYLKNGKGEEYFIVVGAAHYLGDHGIVKLLEDKGYKVERK, from the coding sequence ATGAAGAATTGGAAACGCATGCTCTTATCTCTTACAATCTCGGCAGGTTTGCTCGCATCTGCAGTACCAGCTATGGCTGCTCCACAAGGAACTTCCGTCAAGGTTAATGATCAAGCTGTGCAATATGCTACAGGAGCACCGATCCTGGAGAAAGGTATAACATTAGTTCCACTGCGGACTACGCTGGATGCTATGGACGTGAAGCTAACAACTGCGACAGATGATACTATCACGGCTGTAGTAGATGGCAAAACGATTACACTCAAAAGCAAGCTTACACGAATCAACGGTGTAACGTATGCGCCAATCCGCATCGTCGGTGATGCTGCAGGTTATGAAGTTCGCTGGGATGCTGCAACGCGCACCGTGCTGTTGGTATCCAAAGGGGGAGCAACTGAAACTGCGCAAACCGGTGGACGTGGCTTCATGTGGGAAGTTGAAAGCAATGGCAACACGGTCTATCTGGTAGGGTCCATGCATATTGCCGATGAGAGCTTCTATCCATTGCGTCCGGAGTTTGAAGAAGCGTTTGCGGAAGCCGACTATCTCGGGGTAGAGATTGATATTAGCAAAGCCGCTGATGAAGAGCAGCAAAAGCTGGTTTTAAGTCTGGGTTCGTATCAAGATGGAACAACACTGAAAGACCACATTTCCAGTGAAACGTATACTAAGCTGGGTGATGTATTGAAGAAAAATGGTCTGGAGTCTAACGCTTTGGATGCATTTAAGCCTTGGGTGGTAGAGAGCACACTTGCAAGTTTGAAGTCCACAACGGCAGGATACGAAGCGTCAGCAGGAGTGGATCTGTATTTCATCCAGAAAGCGATCGAGCGCAAACTTCCAGTTATTGAGTTGGAGAGTTATCAATCTCAACTTGGCATGTTTAACGACTTTTCCAAAGAAACACAAGAGGAAACACTGAAAGCGACAATCGAAAACTTCGACGTGTTGGATAACAGTGTGAAAGAAATGGCTGAGATGTGGAAAACGGGTAATGACGAGCAACTGCTTGAACTGACAAACAGCTTCTCCACTAACGAGGAATATAACAAAGCAATGCTGGTTGATCGTAACATTGGTATGGCGGACAAAATCGATGGTTACTTGAAAAACGGCAAAGGTGAGGAATATTTCATTGTTGTTGGTGCAGCACACTACCTGGGCGATCACGGCATCGTGAAACTGCTTGAGGATAAAGGATATAAAGTAGAACGGAAATAA
- a CDS encoding MATE family efflux transporter, with product MNTNWTHPLEGQSVGKAFICYLVPSVLGMLVVAFNFIIDGIMVGHKLGSTAMAGIGIASPVYTLFVAMSLWIGMGGATLYSNAMGRKDITTAKQIFTKSIMLIMLVTIAIGYTAYTFKDKLVYSLGANAETFPFASDYMNIMLLFGFVFTIENALSVFVRNDGNPNTSMYAQITFAVANIIINYVTLYVLEWGVRGVALGTIVSASLALLVLFTHFFKKTNNLRFTRFKWNNKLLASLLLIGFPSFLAELGMSVFSVSHNISMDRIAGTDGVASFTVLNYIHGVVLLAFLGLASAAQPLVSYYHGAKQMKRVQQTIRLATKTALACGLLLLIVVQIGAPYFVQIFGNFSSGVTDNAVYGLRIFTFAYVFMGVNFVMSTYYQSVGNAKMAIWITAAREMIIMIALIAVLPSFFGVTGVWLAVPLSEMLVLVTIAVYYRKRSLTDRINALRPE from the coding sequence ATGAATACGAATTGGACGCATCCATTGGAAGGGCAATCTGTAGGTAAAGCTTTTATTTGCTACCTTGTGCCTTCCGTATTGGGGATGCTGGTGGTTGCTTTTAATTTTATTATCGACGGTATTATGGTTGGACACAAACTGGGTTCTACCGCGATGGCCGGGATCGGCATTGCCTCTCCTGTCTATACGCTTTTTGTTGCCATGTCGCTGTGGATAGGTATGGGCGGGGCAACCTTGTACTCCAACGCAATGGGTAGAAAAGATATAACCACAGCCAAACAAATTTTCACCAAATCCATTATGCTCATAATGCTAGTTACGATAGCTATTGGATATACTGCATATACCTTCAAAGACAAGCTGGTATACTCCCTCGGTGCTAACGCTGAGACCTTCCCGTTTGCTTCAGACTACATGAATATCATGTTGTTGTTCGGGTTCGTCTTCACCATTGAGAATGCACTCTCTGTCTTTGTTCGGAACGATGGGAATCCCAACACATCCATGTACGCTCAGATTACATTTGCTGTAGCTAATATCATCATCAATTATGTAACATTGTATGTACTTGAGTGGGGTGTACGCGGTGTTGCCCTCGGTACAATTGTATCGGCATCCCTTGCGTTGCTTGTCCTGTTTACACACTTTTTCAAAAAAACAAATAATCTCAGATTCACCCGGTTCAAATGGAACAACAAACTGCTGGCGTCCCTGCTACTCATTGGCTTCCCCAGCTTTCTGGCTGAACTCGGCATGTCGGTCTTCTCTGTCTCTCATAACATCTCGATGGACCGCATTGCGGGAACAGATGGCGTAGCATCCTTTACCGTATTGAACTATATTCATGGTGTTGTACTGTTAGCGTTCCTTGGTCTAGCATCCGCTGCTCAGCCTCTGGTCAGCTATTATCACGGTGCGAAACAGATGAAAAGGGTACAGCAAACGATACGTTTAGCTACCAAAACAGCGCTGGCATGCGGTCTACTGTTACTGATTGTTGTTCAAATCGGTGCACCTTATTTCGTGCAAATCTTTGGAAACTTCAGTAGCGGGGTAACGGATAATGCCGTTTACGGATTACGCATATTTACATTTGCCTATGTGTTCATGGGTGTTAATTTTGTTATGAGCACCTATTACCAATCTGTAGGTAATGCCAAAATGGCCATCTGGATTACAGCCGCGCGTGAGATGATCATCATGATTGCGTTAATTGCAGTCCTCCCTTCATTCTTCGGTGTGACGGGCGTATGGCTTGCTGTTCCGTTATCTGAAATGCTGGTTCTCGTCACGATAGCCGTATACTATAGAAAACGATCCCTTACGGATCGGATAAACGCGTTGCGTCCTGAATAA
- the ctaD gene encoding cytochrome c oxidase subunit I, translating into MDWITTVDHKKIAILYLVAGGFFFGIGGIEAILIRIQLMKPMNEFVSAQVFNELITMHGTTMIFLGVMPLIFAIMNAVVPLQIGARDVAFPFLNALGFWTFLFGGLLLNLSWVMGGAPDAGWTSYTPLSGSEYSGTHGVDFYTIGLQIAGLGTLIGGINFLATIITMRAPGMSYMRMPMFTWTTFITSAIILFAFPAITVGLVLLTFDRILGANFFDVAGGGNPVLWQHIFWIFGHPEVYILILPAFGIISEVIPTFSRKRLFGYSSMVFATILIAFLGFMVWAHHMFTTGLGNVANALFSISTMLIAVPTGIKIFNWLFTMWGGQIRFTAANLFAVGFVPTFVMGGVTGVMLASAPADFQFHDTYFVVAHFHYVIVGGLVLGLFSGLHYWWPKMFGRILSETLGKWTFWTFMIGFQLTFFVQHFLGLMGMQRRIVTYLPNQDFDLLNLVSSVGAFLMGVGVIMFLVNIVITMRKPAGAPNDPWEDGRTLEWSIPSPPPEYNFKQTPLVRGIDAYWKEKMAGHTEMTPAEPVGSIHMPSATPLPFVMSVGIFIAGLGLMFSKDEFGNAFMNVIFNNYIVVIIGLVITFGAMALRSLYDDHGWHIEPEDQDEKGART; encoded by the coding sequence ATGGATTGGATCACCACCGTCGATCACAAAAAAATCGCCATTCTCTATTTGGTTGCGGGTGGATTTTTCTTTGGAATCGGCGGCATTGAAGCCATTTTGATTCGGATTCAACTGATGAAGCCTATGAATGAATTTGTATCGGCACAGGTCTTCAACGAATTGATTACAATGCATGGAACAACGATGATTTTCCTTGGTGTCATGCCACTTATTTTTGCCATTATGAATGCTGTCGTGCCTTTGCAGATCGGGGCACGGGACGTTGCTTTCCCGTTTCTTAACGCACTGGGTTTCTGGACGTTCCTGTTTGGTGGATTGTTGCTGAACCTGAGCTGGGTTATGGGTGGAGCACCGGATGCAGGCTGGACCTCATATACGCCGCTTTCGGGCAGTGAGTACAGTGGAACGCATGGTGTGGATTTCTACACCATCGGCCTTCAGATTGCGGGTCTGGGAACGCTCATCGGGGGCATTAACTTTCTCGCAACGATTATTACAATGCGTGCTCCAGGCATGTCCTACATGCGGATGCCGATGTTTACATGGACGACATTTATTACATCTGCCATTATCCTTTTTGCTTTTCCTGCCATCACGGTAGGGCTTGTACTTTTGACGTTTGACCGTATACTGGGAGCGAATTTCTTCGATGTCGCAGGTGGCGGTAACCCCGTACTCTGGCAGCACATCTTCTGGATCTTCGGGCACCCGGAAGTATACATTCTGATTTTGCCGGCATTTGGTATTATCTCGGAGGTTATTCCGACCTTCTCGCGTAAACGGTTGTTCGGATACAGCTCCATGGTATTTGCTACCATCCTGATTGCCTTCCTGGGCTTCATGGTATGGGCGCATCACATGTTTACAACAGGTCTGGGTAATGTAGCCAACGCGCTTTTCTCCATCTCCACGATGTTGATTGCCGTACCTACCGGGATCAAAATCTTTAACTGGCTCTTTACGATGTGGGGTGGACAGATCCGCTTTACCGCGGCAAATCTGTTTGCTGTTGGATTCGTTCCAACATTCGTTATGGGTGGTGTTACAGGCGTCATGCTTGCATCTGCTCCGGCAGACTTCCAGTTCCATGATACGTACTTTGTTGTAGCCCACTTCCACTACGTTATTGTAGGGGGACTGGTGCTTGGATTGTTCTCGGGACTGCATTACTGGTGGCCGAAGATGTTCGGACGGATTCTCAGCGAAACACTGGGCAAATGGACGTTCTGGACATTTATGATCGGTTTCCAATTAACGTTCTTTGTACAGCATTTCCTCGGTCTGATGGGGATGCAGCGCCGGATCGTTACATACCTGCCGAATCAGGACTTTGACCTGCTCAATCTGGTCAGCTCCGTCGGTGCGTTTCTAATGGGTGTTGGGGTTATCATGTTCCTCGTGAACATCGTAATCACAATGAGAAAACCGGCTGGCGCGCCAAACGATCCGTGGGAAGACGGCCGTACACTGGAATGGTCTATTCCATCTCCGCCGCCGGAATATAATTTCAAGCAGACACCGCTGGTACGCGGAATTGATGCATATTGGAAGGAAAAAATGGCAGGACATACGGAGATGACACCGGCAGAACCTGTAGGTTCGATTCATATGCCTTCAGCAACGCCGTTGCCGTTTGTAATGTCAGTAGGTATCTTTATCGCCGGACTTGGCTTGATGTTCAGCAAGGATGAATTTGGTAATGCATTTATGAATGTCATTTTTAACAATTATATTGTAGTTATTATTGGTCTCGTAATCACATTTGGCGCAATGGCACTTCGTTCACTTTATGATGATCATGGCTGGCATATTGAACCGGAGGATCAGGATGAGAAGGGGGCTAGAACATGA